AGTGGATGCTGCCCGGCTAGGCGCACATCCCGCATCATCCTGGGGGGCCGTCCGGCCCCCCTTTTTTTTCTTGCCCAAGGAGTGCCGTTTCGGGTTATTGTAACCAGAATTGAATTCTTTCCATTCCAGGAGGATCGATCCATGACCTCAGCCAACCCCCGGGCCAATGGATTCCGCCTCTTCTTCCGCCGCCTTTCCATCTCCTGGCGCTTCGCCCTGCTCATCATTCTCTTCTCGGCCTTCGTGGGTGGCGTGGTCACAGCATTTTACCTGGGCATCAAGCAGGTGCTCGACCACAACGTTCTCGCGGCCCAGAATATCATGATCGAAGGTGAAAAGCAGAAGCTCGCCATCGCCTCGGACTCCATGGCCCTCTCCATCGGAGAGGCAATCAAATCGCAGGCCGACCCGGCAAAACGCATCGACCTCATCCGCCAGATGGTCGATCCCATCCGCTTCGAGGCAGACAAGTCCGGCTATTTCTTCGTCTACGAGAACACCACCAACGTGGCCCTACCCACCCGCAAGGAAACGCAGGGCAAGGACCTCGCCGATTCGAAAGACAAAAACGGCGTCTACTTCGTGCGTGACCTCATGCTCAAGGCCAAGGCGGGCGGGGGGTTCGTGGAATACGTCTTCCCCAAGCCCGGACAGGGCGACCAGCCCAAACTCGCCTACGCCACCATGATCCCCGGCACCACCATGTGGATCGGCACAGGCGTCTACATCGACAACGTGGAACGCCAGAAACAAGTCATCCGCACGGAAAGCGAAGAACGCATCCGCTCGATCCTCACCAGGATCTTCACCGGCATCGCGATCACCCTGGTGATCATCATCGGCCTGTGCGGGCTGATCATCTCCACCATCACCGGCCCCATCCGCGAGGCCACCGCAGCCGCGGAACGCTGCGCCAAGGGCGACCTGGACATCAACCTCGACGCCCAGGGCAACGACGAAGCCGCGCACATGCAGGCCGCCCTCAACACCATGGTGGCCACCCTGCGTTCCAACATCCAGGCCATCGAATCGAAAACCAGGGAAGCCGAGGAGAAGGCCGCCGCCGCGGAGCAGGCCCGGCTCATCGCCGTGGAGGCCGTCGACAAGGCTGAAAAAGCACGCTGCGACGGCATGGGGCATGCCGCCGCCCTGCTCGAAACCGTCGCCAACCACATCGGCGCCGACACCGAGGAGGTCTCGCGGCAGGCCTACGAAATCAAGGACCGCGCCGGACTCCAGAGCGACCGCATCCGTGAAACCGCCACCAACATGGAACAGATGACCGAGGCCGTCGTCGACGTGGCCAAGAACGCCGCCTCCGCCTCCTCTGAAGCCGAACAGGCCAAGGCCAAAGCCCTCGAAGGACGCAGCGTGGTGGAGCAATCCATACAGGCCATGCGCCAGGTGGCCGGACAGGCCCAAGCCCTCAAGGCCAACATGGACGACCTGGGCAAACGCTCCCAGGATGTGGGGCGCATCCTCACCGTCATTTCCGACATCGCCGACCAGACCAACCTCCTGGCGCTCAACGCCGCCATCGAGGCCGCACGCGCGGGCGAAGCCGGACGCGGTTTCGCCGTGGTCGCCGACGAGGTGCGCAAACTGGCCGAAAAAACCATGACCGCAACCAAGGAAGTCACCGAATCCATCACCGCCATCCAGGACTCCGCAAAGGACAGCATCGCCAACACCGACAAGGCCATCACCAGCATCGAACAGGCTCGCCAGATGGCCGACACTTCCGGCGCCGTGCTCGGTGAACTTGTCCAGGGCGCACAAAGCTCCGCGGACAAGATCCAAAGCATCGCCACGGCAGCCGAAGAACAATCCGCCGCGTCCGAGGAGATCAACCGATCCCTCGACTTCGTGCGCGAACTCACCACCCAGACCACCAACTCCGTGGAAAACGCCGCTCACGCCATCTCCGGCCTCGTCGACCAGGCAGGAGAACTCGGGCGCATCATCGACCAACTCAAAACCGAAGCCGGCTGCGCACTCGCCGCCGACTCACCCAAGCCCGCCCTGCCCCGCCGATCCTGACCCGCCCTCTTCGCGCCGTGAGCCATCCGAAGGCAGGCCTTCGGATGGCTCACGGCCATGACAACTCACCGCGATCGCTCAGTCACCCAACCGGCAGAATACTCCGACCTCCCCGCAGCGCTTCCGCGAGGGCGCAGCACTGCCCCAACCAGACCCGCCTTTGCTTCACGGTGACGCCCGGTGCGGTTACGGC
This window of the Fundidesulfovibrio magnetotacticus genome carries:
- a CDS encoding methyl-accepting chemotaxis protein, which translates into the protein MTSANPRANGFRLFFRRLSISWRFALLIILFSAFVGGVVTAFYLGIKQVLDHNVLAAQNIMIEGEKQKLAIASDSMALSIGEAIKSQADPAKRIDLIRQMVDPIRFEADKSGYFFVYENTTNVALPTRKETQGKDLADSKDKNGVYFVRDLMLKAKAGGGFVEYVFPKPGQGDQPKLAYATMIPGTTMWIGTGVYIDNVERQKQVIRTESEERIRSILTRIFTGIAITLVIIIGLCGLIISTITGPIREATAAAERCAKGDLDINLDAQGNDEAAHMQAALNTMVATLRSNIQAIESKTREAEEKAAAAEQARLIAVEAVDKAEKARCDGMGHAAALLETVANHIGADTEEVSRQAYEIKDRAGLQSDRIRETATNMEQMTEAVVDVAKNAASASSEAEQAKAKALEGRSVVEQSIQAMRQVAGQAQALKANMDDLGKRSQDVGRILTVISDIADQTNLLALNAAIEAARAGEAGRGFAVVADEVRKLAEKTMTATKEVTESITAIQDSAKDSIANTDKAITSIEQARQMADTSGAVLGELVQGAQSSADKIQSIATAAEEQSAASEEINRSLDFVRELTTQTTNSVENAAHAISGLVDQAGELGRIIDQLKTEAGCALAADSPKPALPRRS